A single genomic interval of Armigeres subalbatus isolate Guangzhou_Male chromosome 1, GZ_Asu_2, whole genome shotgun sequence harbors:
- the LOC134213092 gene encoding uncharacterized protein LOC134213092, whose protein sequence is MKNRKTICWLLVVIGWTVLVNSGEVSTNGVSQNNALNATVSQMIQALGDTHGDSSQEHSKRGRIFARKGVDINGITSTSAPNVETALKASDAKQSSNVTTAASTPLSPMPQVNNTDNPVVANHNATANLTTLAETNATAVPPPAAINATTSNNASAVVTNSSSTATTNSTTSTTPPSTTTTSTSTTTTSTTTTTTTSTTTKPPKKPKITYSVDDEPKLLQAAKPGYNTGSTVSDANGRLHVEEPLAELSQEYIPPALMGPPRGHREYVVPVVTLIFAIPLLMGLFLLSYRRAKEFWLTRHYRRMDFLVDGMYNY, encoded by the coding sequence atgaaaaacagaaAGACTATTTGTTGGCTACTGGTCGTGATTGGTTGGACGGTTCTGGTGAATTCAGGGGAAGTGTCGACGAATGGGGTTTCCCAAAACAATGCACTGAATGCGACGGTTTCGCAAATGATTCAAGCACTGGGAGACACCCATGGTGATAGCAGCCAGGAGCATTCGAAACGGGGTCGAATCTTCGCACGGAAAGGAGTTGATATAAATGGCATAACGTCGACCTCGGCACCAAATGTTGAAACAGCGCTGAAAGCTAGCGATGCGAAACAATCAAGCAACGTTACGACGGCAGCTTCGACGCCGCTATCGCCGATGCCTCAGGTAAACAACACAGATAATCCAGTTGTAGCAAACCATAATGCTACAGCCAACTTGACGACGCTTGCGGAAACAAATGCAACTGCAGTGCCACCACCTGCTGCGATCAATGCAACTACAAGCAATAATGCATCTGCGGTGGTAACAAATTCTTCCTCCACTGCGACTACGAATTCAACAACGTCCACGACGCCGCCGTCAACGACAACAACGTCAACGTCGACTACCACCACCAgcacgacaacaacaacaacaacatcaaCCACAACAAAACCTCCAAAAAAGCCAAAAATCACCTACTCGGTCGACGACGAACCGAAACTTCTCCAAGCGGCCAAACCCGGCTACAACACGGGATCCACCGTCAGCGATGCCAACGGACGCCTCCACGTGGAGGAACCCCTGGCCGAGCTCTCCCAGGAGTACATCCCGCCGGCGTTGATGGGACCGCCCCGTGGCCACCGGGAATACGTCGTCCCGGTGGTGACCCTGATCTTCGCCATCCCGCTCCTGATGGGACTGTTTCTGCTGTCGTACCGGCGGGCGAAGGAGTTCTGGCTGACGCGGCACTACCGCCGGATGGACTTCCTCGTGGACGGGATGTACAACTACTAG